Below is a window of Streptomyces sp. NBC_01429 DNA.
CTGTGGTGCGGGGTTCGGCGGTGAATCAGGATGGTGCGTCGAATGGTCTGACGGCGCCGAACGGTCCGTCGCAGCAGCGGGTGATCCGCCAGGCGCTGGCCAGTGGTGGTCTGTCGGCTGCTGATGTGGATGTGGTGGAGGCGCACGGTACGGGGACGACGTTGGGCGACCCGATCGAGGCGCAGGCGCTGCTGGCCACGTACGGGCAGGACCGCGCCGCCGACAAGCCGTTGCTGCTCGGTTCGGTGAAGTCGAACATCGGGCACACGCAGGCGGCGGCGGGTGTGGCCGGGATCATCAAGATGGTGATGGCGATGCACCACGGCGTGGCCCCGAAGACGCTCCACGTCAACGAACCTTCGAGCCATGTGGACTGGACGGCCGGCGCGGTCGAGCTGCTGACGCGGCCGATGGACTGGGAGACCGGTGACCGCCCGCGTCGAGCAGGCGTCTCGTCGTTCGGCATCAGCGGGACGAACGCTCATGTGATTCTGGAGCAGCCGGAGGCGGCCGACGCGGAGGCGTCGGCGGTGGACCCGTCGAGGGCGGAGCCTTCGGTGGTGGCCGGTGGTGCGGTGGTGCCGTGGGTGCTGTCGGCGAAGAGTGCTGAGGCGTTGCGGGGCCAGGCGGCGCGGTTGCTGTCGTTCGTGCGGGGCGGGGGCGCGGCTCCCGGGCTGGTGGATGTCGGGATGTCGCTGGTGACGAGCCGGTCGAGCTTCCGCCATCGCGCGGTGGTCGTGGGAACGGACGCGGCGGCCATGGTCCGCTCGCTGTCGGCACTGGCCGCTGGAGAGTCGGATGCCGGGGTCGTCGAGGGTATGGCGGGTTCCGGTAAGTCGGCGTTCCTGTTCTCGGGTCAGGGGTCGCAGCGGCTGGGTATGGGTCGTGGGTTGTATGAGCGTTTCCCGGTGTTCGCGGAGGCGTTCGATGCGGTGTGTGCGGGGTTGGATGCGCACCTGGAGCGTGCCCTGCGTGATGTGGTGTGGGGTTCTGACGCGGAACTGCTGAACCGTACGGTGTTCGCTCAGGCCGGGTTGTTCGCCGTGGAAGTGGCGTTGTTCCGGTTGGTGGAGTCGTGGGGTGTGCGGCCGGACTTTGTGGCGGGTCATTCGATTGGTGAGGTCGCTGCCGCTCATGTGGCGGGGGTGTTCTCGCTGGAGGATGCCTGTGTGCTGGTGGCTGCGCGGGGTCGTTTGATGGATGCGTTGCCTTCTGGTGGTGCGATGGTGGCGCTGGAGGCGGCTGAGGCTGAGGTTGTTCCGCTGTTGTCGGATCGTGTGTCGCTGGCTGCGGTGAACGGTCCGGTATCGGTGGTGGTGTCGGGTGTTGAGGATGCGGTGCTGGAGGTGGCGGGTCACTTCGAGGGGCTGGGTCGTCGTACCAGTCGGCTGCGGGTGTCGCACGCGTTCCATTCGCCGTTGATGGAACCGATGTTGGAGGAGTTCCGGCAGGTTGTCGCGGGTCTCTCCTTCACCGCTCCGGCTGTGCCGGTGGTGTCCAACGTGACCGGTGGGCTCGCCGATCCCGAGGTGCTGTGCTCGGCCGACTACTGGGTGCGCCATGTCCGCGAGGCGGTCCGCTTCGCCGACGGAGTCGACTCCCTGCGCACCGAGGGTGTGACGCGGTTCCTGGAGCTTGGTCCTGATGGTGTGCTGTCGGGGATGGCGCGGCAGTCGTTGCCGGACGAGGCGCTGGTCGTTCCCGTCTGCCGTAAGGACCGCGACGAGGAGCCGACGATCGTCACGGCCATGGCCGAACTCGCCGTACAGGGCGTACAGGTCGATTGGTCTGGTTTCTTTGCGGGGCGGGGTGCGCGGCGGGTTGGTTTGCCGACGTATGCGTTTCAGCGTGAGCGGTTCTGGCCGTCGGGTTCTGTTGTGCGTCCTGGTGATGTGCGGTTTGCGGGTCTGGGTTCTGCTGAGCATCCGTTGTTGGGTGCTGCGGTGGAGTTGGTGAATACGGATGGGTTCCTGTTCACGGGTCGGTTGTCGGTGGGGTCGCATGGGTGGCTCGCGGATCATGTGGTGATGGGTTCGGTGCTGGTGCCGGGTACGGCCCTGGTGGAGCTGGCGGTGCGTGCGGGGGACGAGGTCGGCTGTGATGTGGTCGAGGAGCTGACACTGGCCGCGCCGTTGGTGCTCTCCGAGCGGGGTGGCGCCGTACAGGTGCAGGTCTGGGTCGGTGAGCCCGACGTGTCTGGTGGCCGTCCGTTGACGATTCATTCCCGTGCGGGTGATGAGCCCTGGACGCTTCATGCGCAGGGTTCTCTCGGGGAGAAGGCCGTTGTCGGCGCCGTCCCGTTCGACGCGGTGGTCTGGCCGCCGGAGGGCGCTGCACCCGTTGATGTCGTTGATTGTTATGACCGGTTTGCGGAGTCCGGGTTCGAGTACGGTCCGGTGTTCCAGGGGCTGCGGGCCGTCTGGACGCGTGGTGAGGACACCTTCGCCGAGGTCGCTCTTCCTGAGGGGACCGACGCGGACGCCTACGGTCTGCACCCCGCCCTCTTCGACGCCTGCCTCCACGCGTTCGCGTTCGGTGACGGCGACGGGGAAGGCGCCGCGGCCGGTGTGCCGTTCTCGTGGTCGAATGTGTCGCTCCACGCGGCGGGTGCGTCGTCGCTGCGCGTGCGTTTGACGCGCGGGTCGGACGGTTCGGTGTCCGTCGAGCTGGCGGACGGCGCTGGTGCGCCGGTCGCCTCGGTGGGTGGGCTGGTGGTGCGTCCGATCTCTGCCGAGCAGGTGGGGTCGGGGGCGCATCGGGACTCGCTGTTCCGGGTGGAGTGGGTCGCCGACCCGTCGCCGGTGGTGGAGCCGCTCCCGTCCTACGCGACGTGGGGCGTGGACGGCGAGGACTTCGGGTCGCTGGCGGCTCGGGCCGAGGTGCCCGACGTGGTGGTCGTGCCGCTGGACGGCATCGCCGCCGAATCCGGAACCGGCGTGGTGGCCTCGGTGCACGGGCTGACGGCCCGGGTGCTGGAGCTGGTGCGCGAGTGGTTGGAGGAGGAGCGGTTCGACGGTTCGCGGCTGGTCTTCGTCACCGGTGGCGCGAGTACGGGGGAGAATCTCGCGGGATCCGCGGTCTGGGGTCTGGTGAGGTCGGCTCAGCTGGAGCATCCGGGCCGGTTCGGTCTGGTGGATGTGGCGGACGAATCGGCGCGTGGGCTGGTGCCGAGGGCACTCGGCTCTGCCGAGCCTCAGCTTCTGCTGCGCGGCGGGGAGATTCTCGCGGCCCGGCTCGCCAGGGTGCCGGCCGCCCCGGATTCCGCGGAGTCCGTGGTGGACACGCCGTGGCGTGCGGACGGCACGGTGCTGATCACGGGTGGTACGGGTGGTCTGGGCCGGATCGTGGCGCGCCACCTGGTCGCCGAGCACGGCGTACGGAGCCTTCTTCTGGTCAGTCGGAGCGGAGCGGCTGCCGAAGGTGTCGAGGCGCTGGTGGCGGAACTCGCCGCCGGAGGCGCCGAAGCCACCGTTGTGGCCTGTGACGTGACGGACCGTGCGGCGGTGGCGGAGCTGTTCGCCGCGCACCCGATCACCGCGGTGGTCCATACGGCGGGTGTGCTCGACGACGGGGTGATCGGTTCCCTGACCGCCGAGCGGCTGGCCGGGGTGCTGCGTCCGAAGGTGGACGCGGCGTGGAACCTCCACGAGGCCACCAAGGACCGGGACCTCGACGCCTTCGTCCTCTTCTCCTCCCTCGCCGGCACCCTCGGCGGCGCGGGACAGGCCAACTACGCCGCCGGTAACGCGTTCCTCGACGCACTCGCCCGCCACCGCCAGGCGGAGGGCCTTCCGGCCGCGTCGCTGGCCTGGGGCCCCTGGGCCCAGGACTCGGGAATGACCGGAGCGCTCTCCGAGGCCGACCTCCAGCGCATCGCCCGTACCGGCATGCCCGAGCTGTCGCCCGAGGAGGGCGTGGCCCTCTTCGACAGCGCCCTCTCCACCACGGAGCCCGCGGTGGCTCCGGTGCGGCTCGACCTCGCCGCCCTCGGAGCGCGCGGTGAGGTTCCGCCGCTGCTCCGCGGGCTGGTGCGGGTACGCGGCCGGCGTGCCGCCGGTGCCGGTGCCGGAGCGGGCGTACCGACGGCCGATCTCGTACAGAGGCTGTCCACGCTCTCCCCGGCCGAGGGGCGCGAACTGCTCCTCGACGCCGTACGGGCCCAGGTCGCCCTGGTGCTGGGGCACACGGGGGCCGCCGAGATCGATCCGGCACAGGCGTTCCAGGACCTCGGCTTCGACTCGCTCACGTCGGTCGAGCTGCGGAACCGGCTGAACGCCCTGACGGGTACCCGACTGCCCGCGACGCTGCTGTTCGACTACCCGACGCCCGCCGAACTGGTCGACCACCTGTACGCGCGGATCGCCCCGGAGGCCGTGGCCACCGGTTCGAAGTCGGTCCTGAACGAGCTGGACAAGCTGGAGCGGTCCTTCGGGGACCTGGAGATGACCGATGAGGTGTACGAGCAGATCGCGGGCCGCCTGGAAGTGCTGAAGTCCAAGTGGGGCGCGCTGCGCGACACCGCCGCCGGGGCGGAGCGCGGTGGTCAGGAGAAGGAGGAGAAGTTCGACTTCGAGTCCGCCTCCGACGAGGAGGTCTTCGGCCTCCTGGACGAACTGGGGCTCTCGGACTGACGGTTGGCGGAGCCGGGGAGGGCAAGCGCCCTCCCCGGCCCCGCCCGTCGTCCGTTGGACATGACACTGCCCGTACCGGGTGAACCGGTACGGGCAGTGTCATGTCCAACGGACGAGGCGGAAGTTCCGCCCTACAGGGGCCGGCGGAAGCCCTTCACCGCGAAGACGCCGCCCACGAGGGCGATGAGCGCGCTGATCAGTACCGCGGGGATGGCGGCCCCGCCGCCCGGCACGTCGAGTGCCAGCGCACGCGTCGCGTTGATCGCGTACGTCAGCGGATTGACCGTCGCGACGACCTGGAGCCAGCCCGGCAGGTCCTCGACCGGGACGTAGGCGCTCGACGCGAACATGAGGGGGAAGATCGCGATGATCGCGAGGTTCTGCATCGGTTCGGCGCGCCGCAGCCAGGCGCCGGCCGCGATGAAGGCCCACCCCAGCGACCAGCTGATGAAGAGGGTCAGGCCGGCCGAGGCGGCGAGTTCGAGCGCGCCGCCCTTGGGCGAGTAGCCGAGCACCGTGATGCCCAGCACCAGGATGATCACGACCTGGACGGCGCTGCGGACCAGGCTGGAGATGCTGCGGGCGATCAGCAGCGAGCTGGGGTTGATGGGGAGCGAGCGCAGCCGCGCGACGATCCCGTTCTTGAGGTCGTCGACCAGGCCGACGCCCGACTGCATGGCGGACTGGACCGCGTTGTCCACGAGGACGGCGGGCAGGACGAAGTCCAGGTAGGAGATGCCGTCCGGGAAGTGCGGAGGATGCCCCATCTTGCTGAACACCTGGGTCAGCACGAACAGGATGATCACCGGCTGGATCAGACCGAACAGGACGACCCCGGGGTCGGTCACCAGCGTCTTCAGCGAACGGCCGGTGAGCACCCGCACCTGGGTGAGCATCGAACTGCCGCCCCAGGGAGCGGTCTTCCGGAGCGTGGTGGGGGGAAGTGGTTCCGGGGCCGCCGGTCGCGGCTCCCCGGTCAACTGGGTGGACATCAGGACTCCACGGAGATCGATGGGCGAGGGGACGACGGGCCCTACGAAGCGAAAGCCGCGGGCTGGTCCGCCAGGGTCAGATAGACGTCGTCGAGGCTCGGTTCGCCGAAGGACAGCTCGGCGGCCTCGACCCCGACCTGGTCGAGCGCCCTGATGACGACGGCGATGTCCTTCGACGCGTCGATCGGTACGACGACCGTGCCGTGCTCGCGGTCCACCACCGGCTCGAAGGCGGCCTCCCGCAGCGCGACGGAGGCGACGGACAGCTCGGACGGGTCGCGCGGCGTCACCGTCACACTCCGCCGTCCCACCTTCGCCTTCAGCTCCGCTGCGGTACCGCTCGCGATCACCCGGCCCGCGGAGAGCACCGCGATCGAGTCCGCCAGCCGGTCCGCCTCGTCCAGGTACTGGGTGGTCAGGAGCACGGTGGTGCCCCCGGCGACCAGACCCTCGACGATCTCCCACAGGTTCAGCCTGCTCGACGGGTCGAGGCCGGTCGTGGGTTCGTCCAGGAAGATCACGTCCGGGCTGCCCACCAGTGAAGCGGCGAGGTCGAGCCGGCGGCGCTGACCGCCCGAGTAGGTGCTCGGGCGGCGCGTGGCGATCTCCTGGAGGCCGAACAGCTCGACGAGTTCGTCGGCCCGTACCTCCGCCTCACGCGTGCTCGCCCCGAGCAGCCTCGCGATGAGGATGAGGTTGGCACGTCCGGTCATCTGCGCGTCGACGGAGGCGAACTGGCCGGTGAGACCGACGCGTTTGCGGACCTCACGGGGCTCCCGCGTCACATCGAATCCCGCCACCCGGGCGTGGCCCGAGCTGGGCGGCAGGGCGGCGGCGAGAATGTTCACCAGGGTCGTCTTGCCCGCCCCGTTGTGGCCCAGCAGCGCCAGTACCGTGCCCCGGGGCGCCGCGATGTTCACCGAGTCCAGGGCGGTCACCGAGCCGAACGTCTTGCTGACGTCCACCGCCTCGATCATGATGTCGCCGCCGTGCGGCGCGGCCGGCCCGCTCATCGCCGCACCCCCCTTGCCGGAGCCGGGGCCATTGAGGCGCACGACCGGTGCGGGGGAGAGGTCCGGCCGTCGGCCGGGTGGTGCCGGGGCGATCCGGGTGGTTCGACTGGTGCCGTGGGCAGCATGGTGGGACTTCCTTGACGAGGTGACAGGGAAAAAAGAGGTGACAGGGAAAAAGAGGAAAAGAAAAAGGCCGTGCGGCGCGCACCGACGCGCGCGCCGCACGGCGGAGGCGGACGCTCAGGGGGGGAGCGGCTCGGTCCGTACGGTCCGTACGGACCGAGCCGACCGGCTCGCTCAGGCGCGCGCCCCGGCGGATCCCCGGCCCGGCGGAGGATCCGCCGGGCACATCGGGGAGGGGGCCGGGGCGGCGCCCCGGGGTCATCCGTTGCCACCGTCCATGAGCCGGAACAGCTCGTCGTCGGTCGCCTCCGCCAGATCCAGCCCGCCGCCTGCGGGTGCGTGGTCCGCCTCACCGCGCGCGGCGAGCGCCTTCAGCCGCGCGGCCGTGCCGGCGTCCACGGAGGCGCCCTCGGCGAGCAGCCGTTCCAGTTCCGCCACGAGGCCGCCGATGTCCCGGCCGGATACGCCGACCGTGGCCGGGGGCCGGTCCAGACCGTCCCGTACGAGACCCACGACGGCGGCCGGGGTGGGGTGGTCGAACACCAGCGTCGGAGGCAGGGGCATGCCGGTGGCGGTGATGAGCCGGTTGCGCAGCTCGATCGCGTTGACGGAGTTGACCCCCATCTCCTTGAAGGCCAGGGACGGGTCCCCCTCCGCCTCCTCCCGGCCGCCGAGTACCGCCGAGACCTCGGCCATCACCAGGGCCAGGACGGCGCCGTCCCGCTCGGACCCACCGAGTCCGGCCAGCCGGTCCGCCAACAGGACCGCCCCGTCGGCGGGCGCGACGGCGGTGCCGGAGCCCGGCAGCGATGGCCGGCCCGCGACGATCCCCACGGCCCCCGCTCCGGCGACGGCCCAGTACTCCCGCCGCTGGAAGGGATACGTCGGCAGCCCGACCGGCGTGGCGCCGGGAAGCGCCTCCCGCCACCGTACGGGCACGCCGTGGGCCTGGAGGCGGGCCGCCGCGGAGAGCACCGCCCGTACCTCGTCCTGTCCGGCCGCGAACGTCGGTACGACCACCTCACGCGACGGCCCGTCGGCGGAAGCGAGGCATTCGTCGATCATCGGGGTGAGCGCGGGATCGGGCCCCAACTCCAGGAAGAACGTGGTCCGTTCCGTCCGCAGACGGTCGATGGCGTCCCTGAAACGGACCGTCTCGCGGACATGGCGCACCCAGGTCTCCGGATCACGCGCCTCGTCGGCGGTCAGCGGCCGCCCGGTGAGCCCCGAGACGACCGGCAGGGACGGCGCGGCGAAGGACAGCGAGCCGATCGCCTCCCGGAAGGCGTCGAGCGCTGGCTCGGTCAGCGGCGAGTGGAAGGCGTGGCTCACCATCAGCTGGCGGGTCTTGTGACCGGCCGCGTTCAGCTCGTCCGCCAGTGCGGCCAGCGGCTCCCGCGCACCCGACAGGACCACGGACCGGGGGCCGTTCACCGCGGCGACCGACACCGTGTCCGCCAGCGCGGCGACCCACGGCGCCACCTCCTCCTCGGACAGACGCACCGCGATCATCCCGCCGCCCGGCGGAAGCGCGCTCATCAGCCGGCCCCGGGCCGCCACCAGCGCGCAGGCGTCCTCAAGACCGAGCACCCCCGCCACATGGGCGGCCGCGATCTCGCCGACCGAGTGCCCCACCAGACGGTCCGGCGTCGCGCCCCAGGACGTGAACAGCCGGTACAGAGCGACCTCGACCGCGAACAGGGCGGGCTGAGCGTACGCCGTGTCGTCGAGGAGCAGCGCCTCCTCGGTGTCCGGGTCCGCCCACATCACCGAGGTCAGCGGGCGCTCCAGCAGCGGGTCGAGCGCCGCGCAGATCTCCCGCAGCGCCTCGGCGAACACGGGGAACGCCCCGGCCGCCGCCCGGCCCATGCCGTTGCGCTGGCTGCCCTGCCCGGTGAAGACGAACGCGGTCCGGCCTGCGCGCGCGTGGTCACGGACGATGCCCGGCGCCCGCTCGCCGCGGCCCAGTGCCGAGGTCGCCGAGAGCAGCTCCTCGCGGCCGGAACCGGTGACGACGGCCCGGTGCGAGTGCCTCGACCGTGTGGTCGCCAGGGAGTACGCGACATCCCGCGCGGACAGCTCCGGACGGTCCGCCACATGCCGGGCCAGCAGCTCGGCCTGGGCCAGGAGCGCGGCCTCGCTCCTGGCCGACAGGATCCACGGCGCGCCCGCGCCGTCCCCCGCCGTCCCGGCCTCCGGGGGCGTTCCGCCGACGAGCGGGTCCGCGAGGTCGCTTGGCGCGGGCTCCTCGATGATCACGTGGGCGTTGGTGCCGCTGATGCCGAACGACGAGACGCCCGCCCGGCGCGTCCGTCCGTCCTCCCGCTGCCAGGGACGGGCGTCCGTCAGGAGCCGAACTCCCCCGGAGGACCAGTCCACATGGGACGAGGGCGTGTCCACGTGAAGGGTTTTCGGCAGGACGCCGTGGCGCATCGCCAGGATCATCTTGATGATTCCGGCGACCCCGGCGGCGGCCTGCGCGTGGCCGATGTTGGACTTGACGGACCCCAGCCACAGCGGCCGGTCCTCGGGACGCCCGCGTCCGTACGTCGCCAGCAGCGCCTGGGCCTCGATGGGGTCGCCCAGGGTGGTACCCGTGCCGTGGCCCTCCACCGCGTCCACGTCCGCGGCGCCGAGGCGCGCGTCCGCCAGCGCCTGCTGTACGACGCTCTGCTGCGCGGGCCCGTTGGGCGCCGTCAGCCCGTTCGACGCACCGTCCTGGTTCACGGCGGAGCCCCGGACGATCGCGAGGACGGGGTGCCCGTTGCGCCGGGCGTCGCTCAGCCGCTCCAGCAGCAGCAGGCCGGCGCCCTCCGACCAGGCCGCGCCGTCGGCGGCTTCGGCGAAGGACTTGCAGCGGCCGTCCGGTGACAGGCCCCGCATCCGTGAGAACTCCACGAACGACGCGGGGGTCGCCATGACCGCCACACCGCCCGCCAGCGCGAGGGACGTCTCGCCCGACCGCAGGGACCGGCAGGCCAGATGCAGGGCGACCAGCGACGACGAGCAGGCGGTGTCCACGGTCAGCGCCGGGCCCGCGAAGCCGTAGGTGTAGGCGATACGGCCCGAGATCGCGCTGGCGGCGGTACCGACGCCGAGCAGCCCCTCCAGCTCGCCGCCCGCGGCCGCGCCGGTCGCGTAGTCCCGGTACATGGAGCCGGTGAAGACACCCGTCCGGGAGCCCTGGAGCGTCGACGGGTCGATACCGGCCCGCTCGAACGCCTCCCAGGACGCTTCCAGGAGAAGCCTCTGCTGCGGATCGGTGGCCGTCGCCTCCCGGTCGGAGAACCCGAAGAACCCCGCGTCGAAGTGGCCCGCGTCGTAGAGGAATCCGCCCTCACGGGCGTACGAGGTGCCGGGGCGCTCCGGATCCGCGTCGAAGAGGCCCTCCAGATCCCAGCCCCGGCCCTCGGGGAAACCGGAGACGGCGTCCGTGCCGTCCGCGAGCAGCGTCCAGAGCGTCTCCGGCGAGACCACGCCCCCCGGCAGCCGGCACGCCATGCCGATGACGGCCACGGGCTCGTCCGGCTCGCCCACGGACAGCGGGGGCGGCGTGACGACCGTATCCGGGACCCGGCCGCCGTCGGCCAGCACGCGCGCGACCGCCGCCGGGGTGGGGAAGTCGAAGGCGAGGGTGGCGGGCAGGGCCAGCCCCGTCGCCTCCTGGAGGAGATTGCGCAGCCGGATCGTACGGACCGAGTCCAGCCCCAGGCTCCGGAACGTGGCGTCGGCCGGGATCTCGCCGGCCGTCGCGTCCGTACCGCCCGCCGGGCCCTGCCCGAGCACCTCGACGACACCGCGCCGCACCAGATCCAGGGCATCGTCGACCGTCCGCGGCGCGGCCGCGTCCACGGCGGCGGCACGCGGCCGTCCGCCGCCCTCCGCGATGATCCGCTCCAGCGACCTGCGGTGCAGCTTTCCGGCGGGGGTACGGGGAAGCTCGTCCACCACGAGCAGTTCGAGCGGGATCTTGTAGTCGGCCACGCCGCGTTCGTGCAGGAACGACGTCACCCGGCCCAGCCCGATGGACGGATCGGCCCGGTCGCTGACCACCAGGCAGGGGTACTCGCCCAGGCGCGGATCCGGCCGTCCGAGCACCGCCAGCGGTCCGATGCCCGAGAGGTCCGCCAGGAGGCCCTGGATCTCGGTGGCGTTGAACTTCCGCCCGCCCACGTTGATCAGTTCGGCCGCCCGGCCCCGGAACAGCACCCGGCCGTCGGCGTCGAGCGCCGCGAGGTCACCCGTCCGCAGCCAGCCTTCCTCGGTGAGAGCGGACCGGGTCAGCTCCGGCTCACGGAAGTAGCCCCGGAACATCAGGGGGCTCCGGTACTGGAGTTCACCGGTCTCACCGGGCGCGCACACGGCGCCGCTCTCGTCCACGACACGCACTTCGGCGCCGGTCGTGGGCCGTCCCACGCTGCGGGTGGCCACCTCGGCGGGGTCGTCGGCGAAGGTCCGCGTACCGGTCCCCAGCTCCGACATGCCCCACACCACGACGAGCCCGCACTCCAGCGCCGCGCGGACATCCGTCACGAGCGCGGCCGGGATCGCCACCCCCGCCGTTCTCACCTCGCGCGGCCGGAACCCGGCCGCCTCCCCGGACTCCGCGAGCCGCGCCACGACATCGTGCAGCTGCGCGGGGACCGCGAAGACGACACCGGGCCGCGTCCCTCTGGCCAGCTCCAGGAAACGGTCCGGGTCCCAGCCCGCCAGCAGGTCCTGCCGGCAGCCGGCGAACAGCGCGGAGTGCATGGACTGGAGCCCGAACAGATGCGTGAGCGGACAGGCCGTGATGACGCCGTCCCTGAACGCCCCGGCCGCATCGGCGGTGACCGTCGCCGTGTTGGACAGCAGGCCGTCATGGCTGTGCACGCAGATCTTCGGCCGGGCTGAGGTCGTCCCGGAGGACGGTACGAGCACGAAGGGCATCTCCGGCCGTACGTCCACCGGCAGCGGCGCCCGGCCGGCCCAGGCGCTCAGCAGGCCGTCGAGCGCGATCGCCCCGTCCTCGTCCGGGGCCTCGCCGCGGACCACGACGGCCCGCAGCGAGGGAACGCTCCGCAGCAGCGTCCGGGTGGCGAGCGGCCCGTCGTCGTCCTGACCGGCGGACAGCACCACGAGCACCGGCTCCACCCGGGTCAGCAGCGCGTGGACGTCGGCCGCGCCATTGCCCTGGTGGACGGGGAGCAGCACCGCGCCGGCCCGGGCGATCGCCAGGTGCAGGGTCTGGAACTCCCAGCAGTTCGGCAGATGCACGGCCACCACGTCGCCGACCGCCACCCCGCTCTCCTGGAGCCCCCGCGCCAGCGCGTCCACCTCCGTGGACCAGGCGCGCCAGGTCCACGAGCGGTCGCCGTCGGCGATGGCCACCGCGTCGGGCGAGGCGGTGACGGCGTGCTCGAACACATCCGGGAGCGTGAAGCCGCCCAGCGTTCCCGTTGAACCGGCGGACGGATCAAACGCGTAGTCATCTGTGCGGACGGACATCATCGCTCCCGGATCTCAAAGACGTGCGTCGGACTCTGCGGCTGTCGTGACCGCGACAGCCGCGGGGATCTCTGAACGGCCGGGGAACTCGGCGCCGAGCAGGTTGAGCAGCGGCGTCGCCTTCACCGCCGTCTCCTCGAACTCGCCCTCCGAGTCGGACAGCGCGATGATCGCGCCCCCCACCCCGTACCGCAGAGCGCCGTCCTTGAGCACCACGGTCCTGATGACGATGCTCAGGTCGGCCGCACCGGTCAGCGAGAAGTAACCGATGGCGCCGGAGTAGACACCGCGCGGACCGTCCTCCAGCCGGTCGATGATCTGCATGGTGCGGATCTTCGGGGCGCCCGTCATCGAGCCGCCGGGGAACGCGCACCGTACGCCCGTCACCGCGCTCACGTCCGGACGCAGCCGCGCCCGTACCGTGCTCACCAACTGGTGCACGGTCGCGTACGTCTCCACCTGGAAGACGGGATCGGCGGTGACCGAGTCGACCTCGGCGCAGCGACCGAGATCGTGCCGCACCAGGTCGACGATCATCAGGTTCTCGGCGCGGTCCTTCTCGCAGCCCGCCAGCTCGGCCGCCAGCAGCGCGTCCTCCTCCGGCGTGGCGCCCCGGGGCCGGGTGCCCTTGATGGGCTTCGACTCCATGACGCCGTCCCGGTCGATCCGCAGGAAGCGCTCCGGGGAGGTACTGAGGACGGACAGCCCGTCGAAGCCCAGAAAGGCGCCGAAGGGTGCCGGGCTGGCGCGCCGCAGCCGACGGTAGGCGTGCCAGGGGTCGAGGTCGACCTCGGCCTCGATCATGTTGGTGAGGCAGACCTCGTACGTCTCACCCGCCGCGATCTCGTCCTGGCACGCGTCGATCAGCTTGAGGTACGAACCCCGGTCGTGGCGCAGCCGCAG
It encodes the following:
- a CDS encoding ABC transporter permease produces the protein MSTQLTGEPRPAAPEPLPPTTLRKTAPWGGSSMLTQVRVLTGRSLKTLVTDPGVVLFGLIQPVIILFVLTQVFSKMGHPPHFPDGISYLDFVLPAVLVDNAVQSAMQSGVGLVDDLKNGIVARLRSLPINPSSLLIARSISSLVRSAVQVVIILVLGITVLGYSPKGGALELAASAGLTLFISWSLGWAFIAAGAWLRRAEPMQNLAIIAIFPLMFASSAYVPVEDLPGWLQVVATVNPLTYAINATRALALDVPGGGAAIPAVLISALIALVGGVFAVKGFRRPL
- a CDS encoding ATP-binding cassette domain-containing protein, which produces MSGPAAPHGGDIMIEAVDVSKTFGSVTALDSVNIAAPRGTVLALLGHNGAGKTTLVNILAAALPPSSGHARVAGFDVTREPREVRKRVGLTGQFASVDAQMTGRANLILIARLLGASTREAEVRADELVELFGLQEIATRRPSTYSGGQRRRLDLAASLVGSPDVIFLDEPTTGLDPSSRLNLWEIVEGLVAGGTTVLLTTQYLDEADRLADSIAVLSAGRVIASGTAAELKAKVGRRSVTVTPRDPSELSVASVALREAAFEPVVDREHGTVVVPIDASKDIAVVIRALDQVGVEAAELSFGEPSLDDVYLTLADQPAAFAS
- a CDS encoding beta-ketoacyl synthase N-terminal-like domain-containing protein, whose protein sequence is MMSVRTDDYAFDPSAGSTGTLGGFTLPDVFEHAVTASPDAVAIADGDRSWTWRAWSTEVDALARGLQESGVAVGDVVAVHLPNCWEFQTLHLAIARAGAVLLPVHQGNGAADVHALLTRVEPVLVVLSAGQDDDGPLATRTLLRSVPSLRAVVVRGEAPDEDGAIALDGLLSAWAGRAPLPVDVRPEMPFVLVPSSGTTSARPKICVHSHDGLLSNTATVTADAAGAFRDGVITACPLTHLFGLQSMHSALFAGCRQDLLAGWDPDRFLELARGTRPGVVFAVPAQLHDVVARLAESGEAAGFRPREVRTAGVAIPAALVTDVRAALECGLVVVWGMSELGTGTRTFADDPAEVATRSVGRPTTGAEVRVVDESGAVCAPGETGELQYRSPLMFRGYFREPELTRSALTEEGWLRTGDLAALDADGRVLFRGRAAELINVGGRKFNATEIQGLLADLSGIGPLAVLGRPDPRLGEYPCLVVSDRADPSIGLGRVTSFLHERGVADYKIPLELLVVDELPRTPAGKLHRRSLERIIAEGGGRPRAAAVDAAAPRTVDDALDLVRRGVVEVLGQGPAGGTDATAGEIPADATFRSLGLDSVRTIRLRNLLQEATGLALPATLAFDFPTPAAVARVLADGGRVPDTVVTPPPLSVGEPDEPVAVIGMACRLPGGVVSPETLWTLLADGTDAVSGFPEGRGWDLEGLFDADPERPGTSYAREGGFLYDAGHFDAGFFGFSDREATATDPQQRLLLEASWEAFERAGIDPSTLQGSRTGVFTGSMYRDYATGAAAGGELEGLLGVGTAASAISGRIAYTYGFAGPALTVDTACSSSLVALHLACRSLRSGETSLALAGGVAVMATPASFVEFSRMRGLSPDGRCKSFAEAADGAAWSEGAGLLLLERLSDARRNGHPVLAIVRGSAVNQDGASNGLTAPNGPAQQSVVQQALADARLGAADVDAVEGHGTGTTLGDPIEAQALLATYGRGRPEDRPLWLGSVKSNIGHAQAAAGVAGIIKMILAMRHGVLPKTLHVDTPSSHVDWSSGGVRLLTDARPWQREDGRTRRAGVSSFGISGTNAHVIIEEPAPSDLADPLVGGTPPEAGTAGDGAGAPWILSARSEAALLAQAELLARHVADRPELSARDVAYSLATTRSRHSHRAVVTGSGREELLSATSALGRGERAPGIVRDHARAGRTAFVFTGQGSQRNGMGRAAAGAFPVFAEALREICAALDPLLERPLTSVMWADPDTEEALLLDDTAYAQPALFAVEVALYRLFTSWGATPDRLVGHSVGEIAAAHVAGVLGLEDACALVAARGRLMSALPPGGGMIAVRLSEEEVAPWVAALADTVSVAAVNGPRSVVLSGAREPLAALADELNAAGHKTRQLMVSHAFHSPLTEPALDAFREAIGSLSFAAPSLPVVSGLTGRPLTADEARDPETWVRHVRETVRFRDAIDRLRTERTTFFLELGPDPALTPMIDECLASADGPSREVVVPTFAAGQDEVRAVLSAAARLQAHGVPVRWREALPGATPVGLPTYPFQRREYWAVAGAGAVGIVAGRPSLPGSGTAVAPADGAVLLADRLAGLGGSERDGAVLALVMAEVSAVLGGREEAEGDPSLAFKEMGVNSVNAIELRNRLITATGMPLPPTLVFDHPTPAAVVGLVRDGLDRPPATVGVSGRDIGGLVAELERLLAEGASVDAGTAARLKALAARGEADHAPAGGGLDLAEATDDELFRLMDGGNG